From one Lolium rigidum isolate FL_2022 chromosome 4, APGP_CSIRO_Lrig_0.1, whole genome shotgun sequence genomic stretch:
- the LOC124649424 gene encoding gibberellin 2-beta-dioxygenase 1-like — protein sequence MVVPSTTTPARQDTVALLLPPPSPGGGAIPTVDMSAPRGRVALSQQVARACAEQGFFRAVNHGVPPAGPAARLDAATSAFFALAAHEKQRAGPPNPLGYGCRSIGFNGDVGELEYLLLNANPTAVAHRATSIDTNDPSRFSSVVNEYVEEVKQLACDILDLLGEGLGLKDPRFFSKLIKETDSDCLLRINHYPPSCTTHKLDHDDQCKLKRIARTKASNGGNPTAVGGRIGFGEHSDPQILSLLRANDVDGLQVLLPDVSGNEGWVQVPADPSAFFVNIGDLLQALTNGRLVSVRHRVIATACRPRLSTIYFAGPPPHTRISALPEMVTAVLPRRYRSFTWAEYKTAMYSLRLSHSRLDLFHIVDGNNDGSKAK from the exons ATGGTAGTGCCTTCCACGACGACGCCGGCGAGGCAAGACACGGTGGCCCTGCTGCTGCCACCGCCGTCCCCCGGTGGAGGCGCCATACCGACGGTGGACATGTCCGCGCCCCGTGGCCGCGTTGCGCTGTCGCAGCAGGTGGCGCGGGCGTGCGCGGAGCAGGGTTTCTTCCGTGCTGTCAACCACGGTGTGCCACCGGCGGGCCCCGCGGCCCGGCTGGACGCCGCCACCTCGGCGTTCTTCGCGCTCGCCGCCCACGAGAAGCAGCGCGCCGGCCCGCCCAACCCGCTCGGCTATGGCTGCCGCAGCATCGGCTTCAACGGCGACGTCGGCGAGCTGGAGTACCTCCTTCTGAACGCCAACCCCACCGCCGTCGCGCACAGGGCCACCTCCATCGACACCAACGACCCCTCGCGCTTCAG TTCTGTTGTGAATGAGTATGTGGAAGAAGTGAAGCAGCTTGCGTGTGACATCCTGGACTTGTTAGGAGAGGGGCTAGGGCTCAAGGACCCAAGATTCTTCAGCAAGCTCATCAAGGAAACTGACAGTGACTGCCTCCTGAGGATCAACCACTATCCACCATCATGTACCACTCATAAGCTTGACCATGATGACCAATGCAAGCTCAAGAGGATTGCCAGGACCAAGGCTAGCAATGGTGGGAACCCGACGGCAGTGGGCGGGCGGATCGGTTTCGGTGAGCACTCCGACCCCCAGATCCTTAGCTTGCTCCGAGCAAACGACGTCGACGGTCTGCAGGTGCTTCTACCAGACGTCTCTGGCAACGAGGGGTGGGTTCAGGTGCCAGCTGACCCATCAGCATTTTTCGTCAATATTGGTGATCTCCTCCAG GCTCTGACAAATGGGCGGCTAGTAAGCGTCCGACACAGGGTAATTGCAACTGCCTGCAGGCCAAGGCTGTCTACAATCTACTTTGCAGGCCCACCACCGCATACACGAATCTCGGCGCTCCCAGAGATGGTCACCGCGGTCTTGCCACGCCGATACCGGTCATTCACCTGGGCCGAGTACAAGACGGCAATGTACTCGCTCCGCCTGAGCCACAGCCGTCTCGACCTCTTCCACATTGTTGACGGCAACAACGATGGAAGCAAAGCAAAATGA